A single Candidatus Poribacteria bacterium DNA region contains:
- a CDS encoding L-rhamnose mutarotase, producing MKHYGLTLNLKNDPSVIEKYKAYHRDAWPEVIDALKTVGITKMNIYLIGCRLFMAMETIDTFDIERDFPRYLEENPKCKAWDELMRTFQEPVTEAQPDEWWAQMEPVFEL from the coding sequence ATGAAGCACTACGGCTTAACACTAAATCTCAAAAACGATCCGTCTGTTATTGAAAAATATAAAGCATATCACCGAGATGCATGGCCCGAAGTCATTGATGCCCTGAAAACAGTTGGTATCACGAAGATGAATATCTACCTCATTGGATGCCGTCTGTTTATGGCAATGGAAACGATTGATACCTTTGATATAGAACGCGATTTTCCGCGCTATCTCGAAGAGAACCCGAAGTGCAAAGCTTGGGATGAGTTGATGAGGACCTTCCAAGAACCCGTAACGGAGGCACAGCCAGACGAATGGTGGGCACAGATGGAGCCTGTCTTTGAATTATAA
- a CDS encoding sugar phosphate isomerase/epimerase translates to MMKLGTMSLNVRNTTAAAFAQIVYDLGFDVIELHSSAFESTDANYLRDLKKDLARKGLPLGYIGVSNNFGRPVAEHPEQIALIKQWIDVAAFMSCPIVRVFAAYVPDDCDDEDTLWPPMIEAFKEVAEYGYEAGILVGLQNHNHNNVTRDGAAVLRALNETDHPYFTHILDTGQYAGSPGASGHRGSSHPGYDCYASIEQTAPHAVYVRTKFYQIDSGVEEWLDYPRVLDILRGVDYNGCLSIVYEGESDPVDSMRKARSYLESLL, encoded by the coding sequence ATGATGAAATTAGGGACGATGTCTCTGAATGTGAGAAATACGACTGCTGCTGCTTTCGCACAAATCGTATACGATCTCGGTTTCGATGTTATTGAGTTACATTCAAGCGCGTTTGAATCCACCGATGCAAACTATCTGCGGGACCTCAAGAAAGATCTCGCGCGGAAAGGATTACCCTTAGGTTATATCGGGGTTAGCAACAACTTTGGGCGTCCTGTTGCTGAACATCCCGAACAAATCGCGCTCATCAAGCAGTGGATTGATGTCGCCGCTTTTATGAGTTGCCCCATTGTTCGAGTCTTTGCTGCCTATGTTCCTGACGACTGTGATGATGAAGATACTTTGTGGCCACCGATGATTGAAGCCTTCAAGGAGGTCGCTGAATACGGCTATGAAGCAGGAATCCTCGTCGGGCTACAGAATCACAACCACAACAACGTTACACGCGATGGTGCTGCTGTTTTACGCGCACTGAATGAAACCGATCACCCCTATTTCACACATATCTTAGACACCGGACAGTATGCAGGATCCCCCGGTGCAAGTGGGCATCGAGGTTCTTCACATCCGGGGTACGACTGCTACGCAAGTATTGAGCAGACAGCACCGCACGCCGTCTATGTCCGTACGAAGTTTTATCAGATTGATAGCGGTGTCGAGGAATGGTTGGATTACCCTCGTGTTTTGGATATTCTGCGTGGGGTTGACTATAACGGATGTCTCTCGATTGTTTATGAAGGTGAATCGGATCCTGTTGACTCCATGCGTAAGGCAAGAAGTTATCTGGAATCCTTGTTGTAA
- a CDS encoding Zn-dependent alcohol dehydrogenase has protein sequence MKTRAAVMYEHNQPVVVEELELDDPKENEVLVRTAASGVCHSDLSVVTGTIYYDAAVALGHEGAGVIEHVGKDVTGFHPGDPVILSFVSYCGSCRMCQMERVCLCESYDVPRGFLLDGTYRLHNSSGDGILQMARIATMSEYMVVPEQNLVKIEPHYSLEQAALVGCGVTTGVGAVLNTAKVEPGSTVAVIGTGGVGLNAIQGAVLAQAERIIAVDIAEKKLNFAKKFGATDVVNAAENDPVEAVRELTDGLGVDYAFEVIGNPKTIVQAYDMVRPAGSAVIVGMAHHESEFSIPAQRFVSSEKRLIGSFYGSCQPRVDMPRLLSLYAEGTLKLDELITRHYRLEQINEAFADMEAGENARGVIVFN, from the coding sequence ATGAAAACGCGTGCTGCTGTTATGTATGAACATAACCAACCCGTTGTCGTTGAGGAGCTTGAATTAGATGACCCGAAGGAAAACGAAGTCCTCGTTCGGACCGCTGCGAGTGGTGTCTGTCATTCCGATCTATCCGTAGTAACCGGGACCATCTACTACGATGCCGCTGTCGCACTTGGACACGAAGGGGCTGGCGTGATTGAGCACGTTGGCAAGGATGTAACTGGTTTCCATCCGGGCGATCCGGTGATTTTGTCTTTTGTGAGTTATTGTGGCAGTTGTCGGATGTGTCAGATGGAACGGGTCTGTCTGTGCGAAAGTTATGATGTGCCTCGCGGATTTCTATTGGATGGCACTTACCGTCTCCACAACAGTTCAGGGGATGGAATTCTTCAGATGGCGCGGATCGCAACGATGTCGGAGTACATGGTTGTGCCAGAACAGAATCTCGTCAAAATTGAACCACATTATTCGTTAGAGCAAGCCGCTCTCGTGGGATGTGGTGTGACGACAGGTGTCGGGGCAGTGCTTAACACGGCAAAGGTTGAACCCGGCAGCACCGTAGCTGTTATCGGTACCGGTGGTGTCGGTCTGAACGCTATCCAAGGTGCTGTCCTCGCGCAAGCAGAACGAATTATCGCTGTCGATATTGCGGAGAAGAAACTCAACTTTGCGAAAAAATTCGGCGCAACCGATGTCGTTAACGCCGCTGAAAATGATCCGGTTGAAGCCGTTCGTGAGTTAACAGATGGCTTGGGTGTGGATTACGCATTTGAGGTCATCGGGAATCCGAAAACGATTGTACAGGCGTATGATATGGTCCGACCTGCAGGAAGTGCCGTCATTGTAGGTATGGCACATCATGAGTCCGAATTCAGCATTCCAGCGCAACGCTTCGTCTCGAGTGAGAAACGGTTAATCGGTTCATTTTATGGATCCTGCCAACCACGGGTGGATATGCCGAGGCTTCTGAGTCTATATGCGGAAGGCACATTGAAACTCGATGAACTCATTACACGTCACTATCGACTTGAGCAGATTAATGAGGCTTTTGCGGATATGGAAGCCGGAGAAAACGCTCGTGGGGTTATTGTTTTCAATTAA
- a CDS encoding methyltransferase domain-containing protein, whose amino-acid sequence MKSIHTAVRDQFSQHADYYAQSSTHAKGNTLNVLLDFADPKGTEQTLDIATGTGFTAFALAPKVAQVVATDLTPEMVEKAVELAQEQAIKNIAFSVAAAEALPFSDASLDLVTCRIAPHHFQDVRAFLSEVHRVLRTDGLFCMTDSVSPESEKLRAWQNRVERLRDNSHVYGYPPSQWDAMITDAGFSLERTAHARNAQMSFLWWVRPEKNPPELVQEIRDAFAQLSPDEAREHYTVCPDGDDFYFSWPTYTVKARHK is encoded by the coding sequence ATGAAATCTATACACACAGCGGTTCGCGACCAGTTTAGCCAACATGCTGACTACTACGCCCAGAGTAGTACCCATGCCAAAGGGAATACGCTAAACGTACTCCTCGACTTTGCAGACCCTAAAGGCACAGAACAGACCTTAGACATCGCTACTGGAACTGGGTTTACGGCGTTCGCACTTGCCCCGAAAGTTGCACAGGTCGTGGCGACGGATCTTACCCCGGAAATGGTCGAGAAGGCGGTTGAACTCGCACAAGAACAAGCCATAAAAAATATAGCGTTTTCTGTCGCTGCTGCCGAGGCATTGCCGTTTAGTGATGCTTCGTTGGATTTAGTAACTTGTCGAATTGCACCCCATCACTTTCAGGATGTGCGGGCATTCTTAAGCGAGGTTCATCGGGTTTTACGGACAGATGGACTTTTCTGCATGACGGATTCTGTCTCACCGGAATCAGAGAAATTGAGAGCGTGGCAGAACCGCGTCGAGAGACTCCGAGATAACTCGCATGTGTATGGTTATCCACCCTCGCAATGGGATGCAATGATTACGGATGCTGGATTTTCACTTGAAAGGACAGCACATGCCCGAAATGCACAGATGTCATTTCTTTGGTGGGTACGTCCAGAGAAAAACCCGCCCGAGCTCGTGCAGGAGATTCGTGATGCGTTTGCGCAACTCTCGCCTGATGAAGCACGAGAGCATTACACTGTCTGCCCAGACGGTGATGACTTCTATTTTTCCTGGCCCACGTACACCGTTAAAGCAAGACACAAATAG